The following proteins are co-located in the Lagenorhynchus albirostris chromosome 4, mLagAlb1.1, whole genome shotgun sequence genome:
- the CFI gene encoding complement factor I isoform X3, translated as MGPTRGALDTQSRDHHVNSTECLHVHCRGFETTLAECTFTKGLTSSSEGLAGVVCYTGSEVSPTNDSFQCVNGKHIPQKKACDGVNDCGDQSDELCCKECRGESFFCKSGVCIPKQYKCNGEVDCITGEDEIGCEGTGHPEIKGDLHMAQEETEMLTADMDAERKWIKSFFPKLSCGVKNSTHIRRKRVIGGKSAKVGDFPWQVAIKEGEKINCGGIYIGGCWILTAAHCVRISRIRRYQIWTSFTDLLRPDSQIAVQLVNQIIIHDKYNGATYQNDIALIEMKKHPRRKECVLPRSVPACVPWSPYLFQPNDKCIVSGWGREKDNRKVYSLKWGEVHLIANCSKFYPDRYFEKEMECAGTDDGSIDACKGDSGGPLVCKDANNVTYVWGVVSWGENCGNSEFPGVYTKVANYFDWISLHVGRSRISQHNV; from the exons ATGGGGCCAACCAG AGGTGCTCTTGATACTCAAAGCAGAGATCATCatgtaaattccactgaatgtcTACATGTGCATTGTCGAGGATTTGAGACCACTTTGGCTGAATGTACTTTTACTAAGGGACTAACGAGCAGTTCCGAGGGTTTGGCTGGTGTGGTGTGTTACACAGGGAGTGAAG TTTCTCCAACAAACGACTCCTTTCAGTGTGTGAATGGGAAACACATTCCTCAGAAGAAGGCCTGTGATGGTGTCAATGATTGTGGAGACCAGAGTGATGAGTTGTGCTGTAAAG AGTGCCGAGGTGAAAGTTTTTTCTGTAAATCGGGTGTTTGTATTCCAAAGCAGTATAAGTGCAATGGTGAGGTGGACTGCATTACTGGAGAAGATGAAATTGGTTGTGAAG gaacTGGACATCCTGAAATTAAag gCGATTTACATATGGCTCAAg aagaaacagaaatgttgACTGCTGATATGGATGCAG aaagaaaatggataaaatcgTTTTTCCCTAAACTGTCCTGTGGAGTTAAAAACAGCACGCACATTCGAAGGAAACGAGTCATAGGAGGAAAGTCAGCAAAAGTG GGAGACTTCCCATGGCAGGTGGCAATTAAGGAAGGTGAGAAAATCAACTGTGGAGGAATTTATATCGGTGGCTGTTGGATTCTGACTGCTGCACATTGTGTCAG AATCAGCAGAATTCGTCGTTACCAAATATGGACATCATTTACAGACTTGTTAAGACCTGACTCTCAGATAGCTGTTCAGTTGGTAAATCAAATTATTATCCACGATAAGTACAATGGAGCCACCTACCAAAATGACATAGCTTTgattgaaatgaaaaaacaccCAAGACGAAAAGAATGTGTGTTGCCTCGTTCCGTCCCTGCCTGTGTCCCCTGGTCTCCCTATCTATTTCAACCTAATGATAAATGCATCGTTTCTGGCTGGGGTCGAGAAAAAG ATAACCGAAAAGTCTATTCACTTAAGTGGGGTGAAGTTCACCTAATAGCAAACTGCTCTAAGTTCTACCCAGATCGctactttgaaaaagaaatggagtgtGCAG GTACAGATGATGGTTCTATTGATGCCTGTAAAGGGGACTCTGGAGGCCCCTTAGTCTGTAAGGATGCCAACAATGTGACTTATGTTTGGGGTGTTGTGAGTTGGGGTGAGAACTGCGGAAATTCAGAGTTCCCAGGCGTTTACACAAAAGTGGCCAATTATTTTGACTGGATTAGTCTTCATGTAGGAAGGTCTCGTATTTCTCAGCACAATGTATAA
- the CFI gene encoding complement factor I isoform X4, which yields MRGALDTQSRDHHVNSTECLHVHCRGFETTLAECTFTKGLTSSSEGLAGVVCYTGSEVSPTNDSFQCVNGKHIPQKKACDGVNDCGDQSDELCCKECRGESFFCKSGVCIPKQYKCNGEVDCITGEDEIGCEGTGHPEIKGDLHMAQEETEMLTADMDAERKWIKSFFPKLSCGVKNSTHIRRKRVIGGKSAKVGDFPWQVAIKEGEKINCGGIYIGGCWILTAAHCVRISRIRRYQIWTSFTDLLRPDSQIAVQLVNQIIIHDKYNGATYQNDIALIEMKKHPRRKECVLPRSVPACVPWSPYLFQPNDKCIVSGWGREKDNRKVYSLKWGEVHLIANCSKFYPDRYFEKEMECAGTDDGSIDACKGDSGGPLVCKDANNVTYVWGVVSWGENCGNSEFPGVYTKVANYFDWISLHVGRSRISQHNV from the exons AGGTGCTCTTGATACTCAAAGCAGAGATCATCatgtaaattccactgaatgtcTACATGTGCATTGTCGAGGATTTGAGACCACTTTGGCTGAATGTACTTTTACTAAGGGACTAACGAGCAGTTCCGAGGGTTTGGCTGGTGTGGTGTGTTACACAGGGAGTGAAG TTTCTCCAACAAACGACTCCTTTCAGTGTGTGAATGGGAAACACATTCCTCAGAAGAAGGCCTGTGATGGTGTCAATGATTGTGGAGACCAGAGTGATGAGTTGTGCTGTAAAG AGTGCCGAGGTGAAAGTTTTTTCTGTAAATCGGGTGTTTGTATTCCAAAGCAGTATAAGTGCAATGGTGAGGTGGACTGCATTACTGGAGAAGATGAAATTGGTTGTGAAG gaacTGGACATCCTGAAATTAAag gCGATTTACATATGGCTCAAg aagaaacagaaatgttgACTGCTGATATGGATGCAG aaagaaaatggataaaatcgTTTTTCCCTAAACTGTCCTGTGGAGTTAAAAACAGCACGCACATTCGAAGGAAACGAGTCATAGGAGGAAAGTCAGCAAAAGTG GGAGACTTCCCATGGCAGGTGGCAATTAAGGAAGGTGAGAAAATCAACTGTGGAGGAATTTATATCGGTGGCTGTTGGATTCTGACTGCTGCACATTGTGTCAG AATCAGCAGAATTCGTCGTTACCAAATATGGACATCATTTACAGACTTGTTAAGACCTGACTCTCAGATAGCTGTTCAGTTGGTAAATCAAATTATTATCCACGATAAGTACAATGGAGCCACCTACCAAAATGACATAGCTTTgattgaaatgaaaaaacaccCAAGACGAAAAGAATGTGTGTTGCCTCGTTCCGTCCCTGCCTGTGTCCCCTGGTCTCCCTATCTATTTCAACCTAATGATAAATGCATCGTTTCTGGCTGGGGTCGAGAAAAAG ATAACCGAAAAGTCTATTCACTTAAGTGGGGTGAAGTTCACCTAATAGCAAACTGCTCTAAGTTCTACCCAGATCGctactttgaaaaagaaatggagtgtGCAG GTACAGATGATGGTTCTATTGATGCCTGTAAAGGGGACTCTGGAGGCCCCTTAGTCTGTAAGGATGCCAACAATGTGACTTATGTTTGGGGTGTTGTGAGTTGGGGTGAGAACTGCGGAAATTCAGAGTTCCCAGGCGTTTACACAAAAGTGGCCAATTATTTTGACTGGATTAGTCTTCATGTAGGAAGGTCTCGTATTTCTCAGCACAATGTATAA